One genomic segment of Burkholderia pyrrocinia includes these proteins:
- a CDS encoding MFS transporter, producing MQAFQWFNELSSRERKTLYAGFGGYAVDAFDFMIYSFLIPTLIATWGMTKSEAGMIATSSLISSAVGGWVAGILADRYGRVRVLQWTIATFALFTCLSGFTHSFWQLLATRTLQGFGFGGEWSVVTIMMAETIRSPEHRAKAVGTVQSSWSFGWAAAAILYWAFFALLPEQVAWRACFWIGIVPALWILYIRRNVSDPDIYTATRRARDEGRVSGHFLEIFSPPHLRATLFGSALCTGMLGGYYAITTWLPTYLKTVRHLSVFNTSGYLVVLIVGSFVGYVVGAILSDRLGRRASFILFAIGSFSLGMAYTMLPITDTAMLLLGFPLGIVVQGIFAGVGAYLSELYPGAIRGSGQGFCYNLGRGLGSFFPILVGSLSQSMSLVKAIGLVAGSGYLLVIVAALVLPETRGKSLVDDPAVAS from the coding sequence ATGCAGGCATTCCAGTGGTTCAACGAATTGTCGTCGCGCGAGCGCAAGACGCTGTATGCCGGATTCGGCGGCTACGCGGTCGATGCGTTCGACTTCATGATCTACTCGTTCCTGATCCCGACGCTGATCGCCACATGGGGGATGACGAAGAGCGAGGCCGGGATGATCGCGACGAGTTCGCTGATCTCGTCGGCAGTCGGCGGCTGGGTCGCCGGCATCCTCGCCGACCGCTACGGCCGCGTGCGCGTGCTGCAGTGGACGATCGCGACGTTCGCGCTGTTTACGTGCCTGTCCGGTTTCACGCATTCGTTCTGGCAGTTGCTCGCGACGCGCACGCTGCAGGGCTTCGGCTTCGGCGGCGAATGGTCGGTCGTGACGATCATGATGGCCGAGACGATCCGGTCGCCCGAGCATCGCGCGAAGGCCGTCGGCACCGTGCAGAGCAGCTGGTCGTTCGGCTGGGCCGCGGCCGCGATCCTCTACTGGGCGTTCTTCGCGCTGCTGCCCGAGCAGGTCGCATGGCGCGCGTGCTTCTGGATCGGCATCGTGCCCGCGCTGTGGATCCTGTACATCCGCCGCAACGTCAGCGATCCCGATATCTACACGGCCACGCGCCGCGCGCGCGACGAAGGCCGCGTGTCGGGCCACTTCCTCGAGATCTTCTCGCCGCCGCACCTGCGCGCGACGCTGTTCGGCAGCGCGCTATGCACCGGGATGCTCGGCGGCTACTACGCGATCACGACATGGCTGCCCACCTACCTGAAAACCGTTCGCCACCTGTCCGTGTTCAACACGAGCGGCTATCTCGTCGTGCTGATCGTCGGCTCGTTCGTCGGCTACGTGGTCGGCGCGATCCTGTCCGACCGGCTCGGCCGCCGCGCGTCGTTCATCCTGTTCGCGATCGGCTCGTTCTCGCTCGGGATGGCATACACGATGCTGCCGATCACCGATACCGCGATGCTGCTGCTCGGCTTCCCGCTCGGCATCGTCGTGCAAGGGATCTTCGCCGGCGTCGGCGCGTACCTGTCGGAGCTGTATCCGGGCGCGATCCGCGGCTCGGGCCAGGGCTTCTGCTACAACCTCGGCCGCGGGCTCGGCTCGTTCTTCCCGATCCTCGTCGGCTCGCTGTCGCAGTCGATGTCGCTCGTGAAGGCGATCGGCCTCGTCGCGGGCAGCGGCTACCTGCTCGTGATCGTCGCCGCGCTCGTGCTGCCGGAAACGCGCGGCAAGTCGCTCGTCGACGATCCGGCCGTCGCGTCGTGA